The sequence ACCAAACAAAATAGCGGAAAATTTAAAAGAGAAGAAGCGCAACTACGTAACTGGATTACTGAAAGCGGTTCTCCCGGTCCTACAGGCGAAGGCGGTTTTAAGGCAGAGTCTGGTCGATATCATCTATATGTCTCGCTTGCTTGTCCTTGGGCCCATCGTACCCTTATTTTAAGAGAAATTAAGGGGTTGAAGCCACATGTATCTGTTTCGGTTGTTAGTCCTGATATGCTAAGTAAAGGTTGGACTTTTGATCTGGAAAATCACAGCACAGGTGATGAGCTGTTTAATTCGGATTATTTATATCAAGTTTATACTCGAAATAATCCAAACTATACCGGTCGAGTTACCGTTCCTATCCTATGGGATAAAAAGTTGAATCGCATCGTTAGTAATGAATCATCTGAGATTGTTCGAATGTTAAATTCTGCTTTTAATACGTTGACAGGTAATTATATCGATTTCTATCCCTTAGAGAAACAGAATCAAATCGATGAAATAAATGAGCGAGTTTATCATTCGATCAATAATGGTGTTTATAAAGCGGGCTTTGCAACAACTCAGGAGGCATACCAAGAGGCTTATGAAGCGCTTTTTGGCGCACTAGATGAAATAGAAAACCTTTTGGGCCAGCAGCGTTACTTGGTAGGGAATGAAATTACTGAGGCAGATTGGCGTTTGTTTACTACCCTAATACGTTTTGACTGTGTCTATTTTGGTCATTTCAAGTGCAATAGACAGCAAATAGAACAGTATCCGAATCTATCTCATTACGTAAGAGACTTATACCAATACAAAGGTGTTGCGCATACCGTCGATTTTTATCATATCAAACGTCATTATTATTATAGCCACACAATGATCAATCCGACTCAAGTAGTACCGCAAGGGCCTGAATTGAATTACATGCTTCCGCATTCGCGAGCTCAATAGATAGCGGAATCAAGCGCACACTATTTTTATAAATGATTATAAAAATAGCAATTTTTAACAAGGATGTCGGCCTACAGGTTACTATTTGAATAATAAAGAAAATAGTGAGCATTTAGATTTTTTGACGTTGTTTTAGCACGATCATCGCGATTAGTTTCATACAATGATCCGATTCAAAGGCCTTACTGGCTAAATTTTCGAATTGGAGTATCTATGAATAACCAGGCTGTAAAAGTCGCAAAGGAAGCGCAGCCGACAGGTATGGATCGATTTCTCAATTTTATTGAGCGTACTGGTAACAAAATACCAGATCCGGCCATCTTGTTTTTTTGGGCATTAATTACAGTTTGGGTTTGTTCTGCCATCCTTGCTAACGTTTCTTTTGATTTGGTTAACCCGAGAACAGGTGAAGCACTTCAGGTGACCAACCTACTTACTGGGGAATCATTAGCGCATTTTTTGGCTAATATGGTGACGACGTTTACCAGTTTCGCCCCGCTGGGTATTGTATTGGTGGCGATGTTAGGT is a genomic window of Vibrio algarum containing:
- a CDS encoding glutathione S-transferase family protein, translated to MGLLVDGVWHDQWYETKQNSGKFKREEAQLRNWITESGSPGPTGEGGFKAESGRYHLYVSLACPWAHRTLILREIKGLKPHVSVSVVSPDMLSKGWTFDLENHSTGDELFNSDYLYQVYTRNNPNYTGRVTVPILWDKKLNRIVSNESSEIVRMLNSAFNTLTGNYIDFYPLEKQNQIDEINERVYHSINNGVYKAGFATTQEAYQEAYEALFGALDEIENLLGQQRYLVGNEITEADWRLFTTLIRFDCVYFGHFKCNRQQIEQYPNLSHYVRDLYQYKGVAHTVDFYHIKRHYYYSHTMINPTQVVPQGPELNYMLPHSRAQ